A segment of the Cricetulus griseus strain 17A/GY chromosome 6, alternate assembly CriGri-PICRH-1.0, whole genome shotgun sequence genome:
GTAAACTGAACATAAATAGAGATGGCTATTTATGTTCCCACTGGAGTCTTCCTAATAAGGGTTACCAATTATTCTGAGGAACTAAGCTTCCTTTACATTGTGATCCTATAGTTTCTCTGGAATCAGCTTCAACAAAATGCTGCTACTTCCGCTAGATACAATCCTTGGGTTTGAGTCTGGGGAATCCTTCCAAACTTCATATAGAGGACCATTCTTAATTCTACCTGGACACAGTCGCATGGTATTAAACCTCAAAAGAGAAAGGAGcctttgaaaaaaagaataaggagCCAAGAGCTAGGCTGTTAGTCCACAAAGTCAAACATTAAggaattttgaatttaaaataggAGTTCCtcttcctattaaaacatcttccAGTTGTAATCATGTTTGCAGAATGCTTCTTTTAAGCCCACATATGGGTGTTACTAAACACAAATGGGATGCATCAATCCTTTGTGGTGCGCCAGTGTACCAAGATATTCCCTTCTTTTCCTGAATATCAAGGGATTCAAGAATAGCCCAGTTCCTCCTGCTTCAAAATTTTCCCTTGGAAACCCTGTAAGCCTCTCAGGTTCCATGGTCCTTCCTGtaaaatggacttctcaatactGTACTTTAGTTAAAGGAAAGGTAAGCTTGGATGAATCAACTATATTTTCAACTGCCTTTGACTGAGAAATGGATAACTCATTATTAAGAAAACATTCCTGTAGGTTTATTTGATGGCTTTTCCAGATCGGATTGGATTAAGAGGATCATGAGCATAATCTGACCTAATCAATGGACCATTCTTAAATATGATGTCATTAATGAGTGGTAATGAGGGGTAGGTGGAGTGCATACGTAAAGAAAGAAGTAACCCGAGATGTATTTTTGCCCATTTCTTTCTGCCCCCACTTCCCTGCCCTACACTTTGCTTATTGTCAGTATTTCCTAGTTTTGTGGTTCTTATGGCTTTCCTTTAGAACCTCTGAAACACTGTATTGAAAGAATTCCCTGCCTAAAGTGTCTTCCTCATTCATGTATTTTTGTGAGTGACAAGAAAAACACAACAGAATCTTAAAAAATCATACAGCACAgggtggatgaatctatttcttcaaCATGAAACTTGATAATTAGAGTTATCATGGGTTTCACTCAGATTCACAGGAATCCCCAAACCTCATCTGCTATCACCTTTTGCTTCTCCACAGTTCTGAGAAGTTGAGTTGGGATTCCTTTCCGAATGAGAGgttaatttgtttaattaaaatggTAAGATATGCAGGTGGGTTTCCAGTTGAACAATATTCTCAATAACAGTCCCATTTGCCTGAATGATTCTTTCTGTGAAGAATCTTATGACCTCCTGTCCACTTAAGGATCAATCTGGATAAAATGAAGGGAAAGATTCTGTGTTGTGTCTGATATTCAGCTAAATTTTAGTCATGAGCTCCCAAAATTCACAGTCTACCATGGTTGCTTTTTCCTGACCTCTGGCCTGCATGCTCAAGTTAGTCCTGTCCTATAGTCACAAGACATCACTTGTGCTCAGAGCAGCCCTGCCCTGATGAACAGAAAACTGTTGTGTGCCTCTGTCCTGGTTGACTCTTCAGAGTTACTTACTCTTGGAAATTTTTGGACTTCATGTAGTTCTTCCTTTCTTGACAATATAAGAGAGCATAGAATATTTGTGCAAAAGACTAGAAGATATAAGAAGGAGCAACAAGTACCCCATGTGTGAGAGATTTCTTGTATGATATGTAGGTAATATTAGTGCCTGCTCATGAATACAGGCATGTATCTATCCTCACCAAACCTCTTGACTCTGTAATGTAAAATGCCTGCATGTGAAGGTTAGTCTAATGATGAATGTGAATCACCATACTTCCTCTGTGGTTTGCAGCTGGAACGAATTTCCTTGATTTGATGCTATTCCAAACCAGATGTTTGAAGTCCCACATTGACTTAACCAACTATCCTTTTAAAAGTTAGACTGATCAGCAAAAGTTATACATATGGTGTATCCCAAAACTATTGTACAGTCAAAATAGGTTGCACAAACAGGTTTATTAAAGTACATATGAAATAATGTCATGTGTAGACATGTAAATACAGGAAAGAAATGTTTGcgtgcatatatatgtgcatgtgtacacgtTTACACCTGATGTATGGAAGAGTATATGTGCCTATACTTGGGTAAATGTAGAAAGGTACAAATGTGACTTGTGGGTCCTTAGGGTagtgaatatatgtgtatgtgtgaatgaattctgaatattttaaatacatgcaGTTTTCTGAATATATAAAGCCCTGGGGTAAAGATATGTGTCTACATATTAGAATTTTGAGTTCTTCCTTGTGAGTTGTTCCTTGAATTGATGTGAGTATCAACTAGTCAGAGAACGCCCTTGAGTAGTGTGGGGTTGTTCCCTGCTAGACTGGAAGAGACAGACTCAGGAGTCCTCAATGGGAAAAGCTCTATACAATTCTAAGATAAGCTCCAGTTCAGTTCACCCAAAGAAGAAGGGAGCCCATCAGCGTTACCCTTTGCacttaaatgccttctcctgatagAAGTGCTATTGTGATCCAAGGAAGTGCTGTTCATATGAAGCCTAATTCAGCTAAAAATGAATgtatcctctttctctcctcagaTTCCCAGGTAATTTATTTGTCATGATTCCTGGATTATATTTCTATCAGAAAATGTATAACACCTGTAAGAAACATAGACTAAATgggtgggtttgtttttgtttgcgtGCATGTATATGTACTACTCATTAGTAAAACACCAACCAGAATCTAACCAAGGATGACATAATCTGACATAATCCAGAGGCTAGCATGACCCACATACATTTATGCTGGGCTGATGTGCCTATGTGGGAGGAAGAGAAGTCAGGATGATCATAGGCCTTCTCTGCTCTAGAGTAGATTACATGCTGATGAAGTGTACAAATACCAAATGGATTCCCACAATGTCAACCAAGGTCAAAAGCATTAGTTTCTATGATCTGAACACTTAAAGGTTCATCAATTGCTTGATTTGGAATCCAGGGACTGATCTCAATTCCTCTGGAAGATCATAAGGTGCTCTTCAGCACTGGGCAATCTCCATAGTTCTGCCATGTTTTTTCATGTCTGATTCATCACAGATAAATTAAACGTCAATATTTGGAcacatagattttaaaatgttacatgAGCAAGACAAAGTGTAAGCCAGCAAGCAACTTTCATGTTTACTTCCTTTATTAAATGTAATGACTGGTGTGAATGTGTCATGGAAAGAATTTGGACCGGATACAGTCCAAATTTAAAGGTCATTATGGAAATTTTGCCAAAGAAAAGCTTCAGAGAAAAAACCAGGACTGAATGTTCCTGGATCCCTGAAATACCCACTTTCATTGGGAATACTGAACATCTAAGACCAGAAAGAGAAAGATCTTCAGGGACAAAAGAGTTCATCTTGAAGGTTATAGGCATTTGAAGACCAGAGAACAATAATACCTTGATTCAAGAGAATGACCCACCTAGGAAACAGGAAAGCTGATGGGATAGGATCTGTGGAGCAAATGAGTTATGTGATAGCCTGGAGTTGTGAGAGAGTGTGAATAAGAGATAACAGGACGTAACAAAGAGTGGGGAGGATGCTACTGGTGTGTACCAGAAAGGGACTGAAGACAAGCCAGGTCTGAGGTATAGTTGGGGCAGTATGAAGACAGAGgacttgtagagagggaggaacaggaaAAAGAGGGGTAATTATGAAAGAGCATGGGACATTGGCAAGGAGCCCAAGCAGGATAAGAGGGCAGGATAAAAGAGGAGCTCATTTCCAGGCTGTACTTACTGCCTCATCCAGACTCATTTCAGCTACAAACAAAGTCTTGGGTCCATTTCCAAGTCTAGGGAAACCATGGCCTGTCCGCTCCATGCTCCATTACTCCTGCTCACCACTCTCATGGTGGCTGTGAACCTCAGCCTAAACCCTGTGCTGGGTAACATACTGCTGGGTGGCATAGAGGAGTCCAGTATGCAAGAGGAGGGGGCCCCAGAAGCACTGGAATATGCTGTTGGCAAGTACAATGAAAACAACAATGACTTGTATCTGAGCCATGTTGTGGAAGTGAAAAGAGTCCGAAAGCAGGTATGTGACACTTGATGTGAAAGAGCCAGAATTTGTCACTTAGAGGGCCATACATCTTGCCTTAGTCCAGAACTGAGGCCTCATCGCTTCTCCACTCATTAATACAGTTCACTGTGATTTGCTACAATGGACCTGAGGTGGATCTAATGGCAGCATCCACAAGGCAATGCCTCACATTAAACTTTGTCCTAAGATTTGCTGTTATCTGGAAGCTCTTGTAGATGTAATTTTCCAAAGTCAAATACCATCTGTTAGGTTGTTTTAAACCTTAGGGACATGCTGCAGGTATGAGCATGTGTGTTAATTACTAAACCTCACCATTCACATCCTGAATGATACTACAAAACAGTGACAACATATAATTATTCGTTcattaaaaaatggcaaaatataTTACAACTCTTTTCCCTCCATGATTTTTTAtgtctttcatttaatttttattctgtctATGGGAAAATATTAAGTGCAGTCAAATTTGTAGCTCAGAACCTCCCTGTCAATCCACTGTCTTCCCTCATTATTAGATTTTACTGGGTTAGCtccaactttatttttctctcaggGTCATGCATACAAAGGTGAGTGGTTTTCTAAATGTTCCGAAAGCAACCTGTTTAGTGTAATTTCttcccagatttttaaaatatgaccttTTCTTTTAGAGCTTAACttcttattgattctttgtatatttcccATCATGCATCTTTATCTAACTCATCCTCCAGTCCTTTCCCATCTGCCCTCTACCCTTGCAAACTTCCCCCACCCCAGTTAAAGCAAAGGTAAGCTCTGATGGATCATCTATATTTTCAatatcttttaaaagagaaatggataACTGAATATTAAGGAAACCATCCTTGCTGGGTGATGGTGTTGtaaacatttaatcccagcactcaggacacagaggcaggtggatttctgttagTTTATGGCCAGCGTGGTctgcagaacaagttccaggacagccgggactgttacacagaaagaaaacctttctcaaaagaaccccctccccaaaaaaaactaaaaagagagagagatagaaaaccATCCTGTAAGTTTGTGTGCTGGCTTTTCCAGAGCTGACTGGATCATGAGGATCAAGAGAGTGCACTGACCTAATAAATGTAATAGTCTTAACATGATGCCATTAGTGAGTGACAAAAAGGGGGTAGGCAGAGAGCATACTTGAAGAAAGAGGTCCCTGCAGACCTATATTTCTGACTAAGTCTTTTTGTGGCTCCGTCTATGCTCTGTATTCAGTTTCCTGTCAACCTGTTAGCGTCATGTTTCAGACTAGCAATTATGAAACTCAGACCAATACATGAAAACAAATCCCTACAAGAGTTCCTTCATTCAGGTGCTTTGTGAGTATTCAGTGATCTCCTAGAGAATCTTAGAGGACAGCGTGCTAATGGGGTGTGAATCTCATTTTAATGATGTGAAATCTAATAGCAGTGGAAGCATGGATTCATTTGTGGGTTCAGAGGGTTCTAAAATCCCCATTTGCTCCCACTATGTACTTCTCAAAGTTCTGACAAACTGAGTTAGAGCTtccctgtgggggaaaaaaagagttaATGTACTTAATTTAAAGTCCAAGTCACACTGGAGAATTTCACACTCAAAAGATATTCCTATTAACAGTCACACTGAATCTGTTGACAATACAGGATTGTACTCGTTTGTATTGAAACATTCTTTTTGTGAAGTATCCCATGTCCTCCTGTCCACATACGGATTAATCTGGATAAAGGGAAGCAAAAGATTCTTTGTCGTGAATGGGATCCCGGTACACTTTAATCATGAGGTATCACACTTCACGCAGTGTACCAGGAGTGAGTCTTCCTGACCTCTGTGCTGCAGCTGAGTTAGTCCTGTCCTGTAGCCACAGACATCACTTGTGCTCACAGCAGCCCTGCATTGCTGAACAGAAAGAACACTGTTGCTTTGCCTCCATCCTGGCTgactcctctactcttcccaagTCCTGAATTCTGTGTCCTGTCTCATTTATTAGCAACATCAAACACTTGTGAAACTTGCCCAGAAGAaaataagataccagaactaGGTGAAGTTGCCTCACTTGGCAGGCTGGCTTGGTTGCTGTGTTCATGATATTGGTGGCAGGTCATGAATGCAAACATCTACaaatcttcaccaaacccactgACTCTGCATGTGAAGGTTAGTCTAATGTTGCCAATAAATCATTGTTTTCTCTCTATAGGTCGTGGCTGGAGAGAACTTCCTTTTTGATGTGGTTCTAGGCCAAACCACATGTACAAAGGCCCAAGATGACTTGACCAACTGTCCCTTAAATGATCAGGCTGAGGTATGAACATGGAATATATCCTAGACCTATTGTGTACTTAGGAGGGGTTACAATCATGTTAGTTTGTGAAAATACTTATATCATGTCTACAAATGTGCAAGTGTgtgaatacataaaataagtgtgtgtgtgtgtgtgtgtgtgtgtatgtgtgtgtgtgtgtgtgtgtgtgtgtgtatttgcacattGAGTTATGGGAGGGTGTTTTTGATTATACTAGGACAAAGTTGGAAAAGTGCATATGTGACACAGTGCTGTTTTGAGGAGTGAATACATTTGTATTATGAAGAGAGTATGGTTATTTGTGAATTTAAATGTAGATTATTAGAGTATATATAGCCCAGAGGGGTAAGGTATATGGGTACACATTAAAGTTTTGAGCTGCTTCTTATGTTAAAATGTGAATTAGGAACTCTGAGACAATCCCTGAATGCTTTGGGTGTGTTGCCTGGACAGGAGCAGATAGCCTCAGGTTTCTTTGATAGTAAATGCTCTATACATTCCCATGTTGAACTCCTGTTCAGATCACCCTGAAATTAAGGTATCCCATCAATGCTTCCCCTTGTACCCAATGCCATGCATTTCCATGACAGAAGTGTTCTTGAGTTACAGTGGCTCTGTACATCACTGCAATTTCTCACCATGCTGCCTTCCCCTACCATGTGCTTCTCAAGACATTATTTGTCCCAAGCCCCAGATTTATATTGTCTCTGGTGCTAGAAGTGAAGGGGTAGAGCTTACTGAATCTatccccctttctttttattttaattagaaagaagattattttacatgctaaTTCCAggtgcctctccctcccctccctctgccccccactaatatcctacctatcccacaccctacctgctccccagggagggtaaggccttctgtacggggtcttcaaagtctgccatatcctttgggatagggcctacgccaacctccttgtgtctaggttcagggagtatccctccatgtgggatgggctcccagagtccattcctatgctagggataagtactgatccactacaaggggccccatagatttccaaggtctcctcactgacacccacattcatggggtctggataagtcccatgctgctttcccagctatcagtctggggaccaagagctctcccttgttcaagtcagctgtttctgtggctttcttgaCCTCCAAGATACTGTCATGAATCATGGTCTACTCCTTAAAGGGCTGTTTTGAAAAAGAGATGTGAAATTCTGTGAGTCTAAGATGTACACATATTCCTTATGACAGATGAACAGCATTGTGTTGCAGAACAGAAGGCACTTGCTTATTTGGGCTGAGTGTCATTGGTCTTGATAGAGATTTTGTGTTGTATCTTACCTGCATCATCCCACTCTCCTTTAACTCTTCTGGCTGTAAGATTTCCCTTTAATGTTAACCAGCACTGATTAATGGACTTCCTTTACCTTTGCAGAGAAAATTATGCTCTTTTGAGGTCTATTTTGTGCCATGGGAGAACAAGATGTCCCTGACAACTTCCAGCTGTCATGAAATTTAAGTTCCTGCCCAACTGTACTGTGCAGATTGCATTCCTCTGTGGAAGTTCCTCATAAGTCTTCTGGATGATCTTGCTTTCAGGGATGTAACTCAGATTACCTCAATCAAGTTCCATAATAGATTAGACTGCTTGGGGTAGGCTCTCATACCCCAGTAGCTACACTAGTTCTTTTATACTTTCTTTGCAAATTGTCCATTGCATTGATCTCTTACATTTGCTCATTCTTGTTCAATAAAAAAGTATCACTAGATCCTTTTGGGTAGCTCTTTCTGTCTCAAGATATTTAGAGTGGTGGGATAACAAAATGATTAATCGggcttacatacatatatgccaaTCTTGGCAAGACCTCTCCCAGTGTAATATCCAGAACTTAGAGATAAGAAAGTGCAGGAAGTGACTAGAAGTCAATTATGCTGACACAGTGGGCATTAGCTGAGCCCTGTGTGGGAGGAGTGTTGCTGTCCCTGAAACAAAGCTGCTCTCATAAAACAGATTCAGACATTATGGTATGTGTCCTGGCTATGAAGAATAGTGGTGATGTATCTTCAGAAGCACAAGTCACCTAATGTAGGTGGCCTTCTACTCTCCTCAGGTTCCCAAGGAAAGCATAGATTCTATTTATATCAGGAATTGTTTACTACCTGTaaaaagcacagacacacacagtgtgtgtttgtttgttcatggccatgtacttgtgtgtgtgttactcatTAGCAAAACAGTAACAAGAATctaagaaagaatgaaataatcCAGAGCCTTGAAATGTCACGCAAACACATATTTTCCAGGCTATTGTGACTTTATGGGAAAGACACATGATCATCACAGGCCTTTTCTGTTCTGGTATAATACAAGAGATTATGGGTGGGTTAATTTTTAAGATGTGTGCTAATCACAAATGGATTCTCACAAAATCAAACTACAATCAACTAGAGAAGACATTTTATgagatgtatttttatataaccATGCTTCTATGGTA
Coding sequences within it:
- the LOC100771186 gene encoding cystatin-S, yielding MACPLHAPLLLLTTLMVAVNLSLNPVLGNILLGGIEESSMQEEGAPEALEYAVGKYNENNNDLYLSHVVEVKRVRKQVVAGENFLFDVVLGQTTCTKAQDDLTNCPLNDQAERKLCSFEVYFVPWENKMSLTTSSCHEI